From a single Senegalia massiliensis genomic region:
- a CDS encoding FAD-dependent oxidoreductase has product MSTQIQIRDIKINVYKYNTLVIGSGAASLNAADSLYKLGQTDIAIITEGMNKGTSRNTGSDKQTYYKQSTTIIDEDSPLKIAKTLYDGGAMHGDIALVEGALSLKSFYNLINIGVPFPHDKYGQYVGYKTDHDENSRASSVGPLTSKYMTEKLEEQVRKNGTDIFDRFLVIGILKDIDKNESVGVLTIDTKNIDNSDYGLTLFNCTNIIYGTGGPASIYHRSVYPKSQSGATGIALEAGVKGHNLTEWQYGIASTKFRWNLSGTYQQVIPSYISTDENMEDEREFLEDYFENPSDLLNAVFLKGYQWPFDSRKLYNNGSSIIDLLVYIETQVKGRRVFMNFMKNPNCVGGEFQFNLLGEEAYEYLSNSNALFGTPIERLKKMNPLAIKLYKDHNIDLESEPLEIDVCAQHQNGGLVGNIWWESNVKHFFPVGEVNGTLGIYRPGGTALNSTQVGSYRAAEFISKVYTEEPMDMNEFKDKIKSQVEKKIDFIKNIKVNKNKSSNLIEFQQELQKEMSKHGAFIRRILEVRKSIDEFNNTFKSLTELIHINDLNELPNVFRIYDMIIAQLSLLNSIEEYINYGGDSRGSYLVHNKNGDYEIDYQGINLRYSLENTIGDKVCETQINQNHSLMEFKQQWNKVRPIPEYKSWFENVWQEYRENKIYGGINNED; this is encoded by the coding sequence ATGAGTACACAAATTCAAATAAGAGATATAAAAATAAATGTATATAAATACAACACTTTAGTCATAGGATCTGGTGCAGCTAGTTTAAATGCTGCTGATTCACTATATAAACTAGGACAAACAGATATTGCTATAATAACTGAGGGGATGAATAAAGGAACATCTAGAAATACTGGTTCTGATAAGCAAACCTATTATAAGCAGTCTACAACTATTATAGATGAGGATAGTCCCCTTAAAATAGCAAAGACTCTTTATGATGGTGGAGCAATGCATGGTGATATAGCTCTTGTAGAAGGAGCATTATCATTAAAGAGTTTTTATAATTTGATTAATATAGGGGTACCATTCCCTCATGATAAATATGGGCAATATGTGGGATATAAAACAGATCATGATGAAAATAGTCGTGCTAGTTCTGTAGGGCCATTAACATCTAAGTATATGACTGAGAAACTTGAAGAACAAGTTAGAAAAAATGGTACTGATATATTTGATAGGTTTTTAGTTATTGGAATTTTAAAGGATATAGATAAAAACGAATCTGTAGGAGTACTTACAATAGATACAAAGAATATTGATAACTCAGATTATGGATTAACTCTTTTTAATTGTACAAACATTATTTATGGTACTGGTGGACCAGCTTCCATTTATCATAGATCTGTATATCCTAAGAGTCAGTCTGGTGCTACAGGAATAGCGTTAGAAGCAGGTGTAAAGGGACATAACTTGACTGAATGGCAATATGGAATTGCATCTACTAAGTTTAGATGGAATTTATCAGGAACATATCAGCAGGTAATACCTAGTTATATATCAACTGATGAGAATATGGAGGATGAGAGAGAGTTTTTAGAAGATTACTTTGAAAATCCATCTGATTTATTAAATGCAGTATTTTTAAAAGGATATCAATGGCCTTTTGATTCACGAAAACTTTACAATAATGGATCTTCTATAATAGACCTTCTCGTGTATATAGAAACTCAAGTAAAAGGAAGAAGAGTTTTTATGAACTTTATGAAGAATCCAAATTGTGTAGGTGGAGAATTCCAATTTAATTTACTGGGAGAAGAGGCTTATGAGTATTTGTCAAACTCCAATGCTCTATTTGGTACTCCTATTGAAAGATTAAAGAAAATGAATCCATTAGCTATTAAGCTATATAAAGACCATAATATTGATTTAGAAAGTGAACCTTTAGAAATTGATGTCTGTGCTCAACATCAAAATGGAGGTTTGGTAGGAAATATATGGTGGGAAAGCAATGTTAAACACTTCTTTCCAGTGGGAGAGGTTAATGGTACTTTAGGAATTTACCGTCCGGGAGGAACAGCTTTAAATTCTACTCAAGTAGGTAGCTATAGGGCTGCAGAATTCATATCAAAGGTTTATACTGAAGAGCCTATGGATATGAATGAATTTAAAGATAAGATTAAAAGTCAAGTAGAGAAAAAGATTGATTTCATTAAGAATATTAAAGTTAACAAAAATAAAAGTTCTAATTTAATAGAATTCCAACAAGAATTACAGAAAGAAATGTCAAAACATGGAGCTTTTATCAGGAGGATTTTAGAAGTTAGAAAGTCTATTGATGAATTTAATAATACATTTAAATCATTGACCGAATTAATTCATATTAATGATTTAAATGAATTACCTAATGTGTTCAGAATTTATGATATGATTATTGCTCAATTATCATTATTAAATTCTATAGAAGAATATATTAACTATGGAGGAGATAGTAGAGGTTCATATCTGGTTCACAATAAAAATGGAGACTATGAGATAGATTATCAAGGAATAAATTTAAGGTATTCATTAGAGAATACTATAGGTGATAAAGTTTGTGAAACCCAAATCAATCAAAATCATTCATTAATGGAATTTAAACAACAATGGAACAAGGTTAGACCTATACCGGAGTATAAATCATGGTTTGAAAATGTTTGGCAAGAATACAGAGAAAATAAAATATATGGGGGAATAAATAATGAAGATTAA
- a CDS encoding TRAP transporter substrate-binding protein: MKINKTKKSILAIVLMVAMILPLAACGNDEETAGEGGSDKVYELKFAHVVRPTTPKGAAAEEFKKRIEEKSDGRIKVTIYPDSQMGTDQEINEQILEGTLDMNAPFLSTVTSFVEEFELFDLPYLFTSSENAYAALEGEVGEKLDSYLEEKGLVSLGYWTGGFKQITNSVKPIKSVNDLDGLKIRVSQSPLLVTQFRAINAGGISVPFSDLYSSLQTKTVDGQENPFANIATKKFYEVQDYMTVSDHGFMGYSFFMNKDKFDSMPSDLQDLTKEVSKEVMEWEWKESEKKDSEYLQEIKDAGVTIDEFDDDEKAEFKKATQSAYDEFLEKEDGEELLNLVEKYIK, translated from the coding sequence ATGAAGATTAATAAAACTAAAAAAAGTATTTTAGCAATTGTATTAATGGTAGCTATGATTCTGCCACTAGCTGCTTGTGGTAATGATGAAGAAACTGCAGGAGAAGGTGGTTCAGATAAAGTTTATGAATTGAAATTTGCCCATGTTGTTAGACCTACAACTCCTAAGGGAGCTGCAGCAGAAGAGTTTAAAAAGAGAATAGAAGAAAAAAGTGATGGAAGAATCAAGGTTACAATATATCCTGATTCACAAATGGGAACGGACCAAGAGATTAATGAGCAGATATTAGAAGGAACTTTAGATATGAATGCGCCATTCTTATCAACAGTTACATCTTTTGTTGAAGAATTTGAGTTATTTGACTTACCATATTTATTTACTTCTAGTGAAAATGCATATGCTGCACTAGAGGGAGAAGTAGGAGAAAAGTTAGATAGTTATTTAGAAGAAAAAGGATTAGTTTCTCTAGGATATTGGACAGGTGGATTTAAGCAAATTACTAACTCTGTTAAACCAATTAAATCAGTTAATGATTTAGATGGTTTAAAGATCCGTGTTAGTCAAAGTCCTCTTTTAGTTACACAATTTAGAGCTATAAATGCAGGAGGAATATCAGTGCCTTTTAGTGATTTATATTCATCATTACAAACTAAAACTGTAGATGGACAGGAAAATCCATTTGCAAATATTGCAACTAAAAAGTTCTATGAAGTACAAGATTATATGACAGTAAGTGATCATGGATTTATGGGATATTCTTTCTTTATGAATAAAGACAAGTTTGACTCTATGCCTTCAGATTTACAAGATTTAACAAAAGAAGTATCTAAAGAAGTGATGGAATGGGAGTGGAAAGAATCAGAAAAGAAAGATTCAGAGTATCTACAAGAAATCAAAGATGCAGGTGTGACTATTGATGAATTTGATGATGATGAAAAAGCAGAATTTAAAAAAGCTACTCAATCAGCTTACGATGAGTTTTTAGAAAAAGAAGATGGAGAAGAATTACTTAACTTAGTTGAGAAGTATATAAAATAA
- a CDS encoding AraC family transcriptional regulator: MDYQNIDMNYLTLSSIKDGLKEHYHNGYELIFITEGSSKFIINNSNYDFPKNHLLFINNVEKHKMFPKSIPYSRYMVIIDSDYLDDIIKENELLSIFKIRPSNFKHGFRIIDEDVPFVKSILNNLNNIYSKKESLWYIEFTSTLASFLVYIYRNYNNQFPIMNVKKSEQKVFEIQQYIDKNFKKNITLNFLSSKFFISKYYLSHTFKHVTGFTIKQYILLKRIAHAKDRLYHTDDDITTIALSSGFNSQSNFIRLFKKKESITPLKFRKYHKENTV; this comes from the coding sequence ATGGATTATCAAAATATTGATATGAACTATCTAACACTTAGTTCTATTAAAGATGGTTTAAAAGAACATTATCATAATGGTTATGAATTAATATTTATTACTGAAGGAAGTTCCAAATTTATCATCAATAATTCTAATTATGATTTTCCCAAAAACCATCTACTATTTATAAACAATGTGGAAAAACATAAAATGTTTCCAAAGTCGATTCCCTACTCAAGATACATGGTGATTATTGACTCTGATTATTTAGATGATATTATCAAAGAAAATGAACTTCTTTCTATATTTAAAATTAGACCTAGTAATTTTAAGCATGGATTTAGAATTATAGATGAAGATGTTCCATTTGTAAAATCCATATTAAATAATTTAAATAATATTTATTCTAAAAAAGAATCATTATGGTATATTGAATTCACCTCAACTCTAGCATCTTTTTTAGTTTATATATATAGAAATTATAATAACCAATTTCCAATAATGAACGTTAAAAAATCAGAGCAAAAAGTCTTTGAAATTCAACAATATATAGATAAAAATTTCAAAAAAAATATTACATTAAATTTTTTATCATCAAAATTCTTTATTAGTAAATATTATCTATCTCATACATTTAAACATGTCACTGGGTTTACTATAAAACAATATATATTATTAAAAAGAATTGCCCATGCAAAAGACCGACTTTATCATACTGATGATGATATTACTACTATTGCATTAAGCTCTGGATTTAATAGTCAGAGTAATTTCATCCGTCTTTTTAAAAAGAAAGAATCAATAACTCCATTAAAATTTAGAAAATATCACAAAGAGAATACTGTTTAA
- a CDS encoding 3-ketoacyl-ACP reductase produces the protein MSKIAVVSGGTRGIGFGVVKELYSEGFLIACLGRKLNDNLSKFIEESNDRVKFIAVDISSVEQIKRGIKKVEDEFGRIDLLVNCAGVAPKERNDILNSTPESFNFVMDINLKGTYFMTQSVANVMINQDNNDFIPKIINISSLSAYASSTNRGEYCISKAGISMVTTLFADRLAEYGILVYEIRPGIIKTDMTSKVTAKYDKQIEEGILPIKRWGYPEDIANVVSLLSSPKMRYSTGEVINVDGGYHIRRL, from the coding sequence ATGAGTAAAATTGCTGTAGTAAGTGGAGGAACAAGAGGTATAGGTTTTGGAGTTGTTAAGGAGTTATATTCTGAAGGTTTTTTAATAGCCTGTTTAGGAAGAAAATTAAATGACAACTTATCTAAGTTTATAGAAGAATCAAATGATAGAGTTAAATTCATTGCAGTTGATATAAGTTCTGTTGAACAGATAAAAAGAGGTATAAAAAAGGTAGAAGACGAATTCGGAAGAATTGATTTATTAGTGAACTGTGCTGGTGTTGCACCTAAAGAGAGAAATGATATATTAAATTCTACACCTGAAAGTTTTAATTTTGTAATGGATATTAATCTTAAAGGAACTTATTTCATGACACAAAGTGTTGCGAATGTAATGATTAACCAAGATAATAATGATTTTATACCAAAAATAATTAATATTTCTTCTCTATCTGCATATGCATCATCTACAAATAGGGGTGAATATTGTATATCAAAAGCAGGAATTAGTATGGTAACAACTTTATTTGCTGATAGATTAGCAGAATATGGAATACTTGTGTATGAAATTCGTCCGGGTATTATCAAAACAGATATGACATCAAAGGTTACTGCTAAGTATGATAAACAGATTGAAGAAGGCATACTTCCAATCAAGAGGTGGGGGTATCCAGAAGATATTGCTAATGTGGTTAGCCTATTAAGTTCTCCCAAAATGAGATATTCAACAGGAGAAGTGATTAATGTTGATGGCGGTTACCATATAAGGAGGTTATAG
- a CDS encoding TRAP transporter large permease, whose amino-acid sequence MILLVSFIILLLLGVPISITTGLSTIVAMLASDISLEVAAQKMFSGVDSFSLMAIPFFVFAGDIMLKGGASKRLINFANKLFGWITGGLPITAIISSMFFAALSGSSPATVAGVGGVMIPNLIENKYPKKFSVGLLCAAGSLGIIIPPSITMMSYGVVSEQSISDLFIAAIIPGIFIGLSLMVFSYIYSRLNKQERMPFPKFKEVIISFKHAFFSILMPVIILGGIYFGFATPTEAAAVAIIYSLIISILIYKEIKFSDIFSIARKSVITSAMIMFVIANSKIFSWYLTFEQVPTKIAESVLGLGSSPVVILLAINVLLLFVGMIMDSSAAVLILTPLFLPILTNVGVHPIHFGVIMIVNLAIGMLSPPFGLNLFVASGISDMSISEVIRGVMPFILLLIVDLLIITFIPQLSLILL is encoded by the coding sequence ATGATATTATTAGTAAGTTTTATTATATTACTTTTATTGGGGGTTCCTATTAGTATAACTACAGGATTATCTACCATAGTAGCTATGCTGGCTAGTGATATTAGTTTAGAGGTTGCAGCACAAAAGATGTTTTCTGGAGTAGATTCCTTTAGCTTAATGGCTATACCTTTCTTTGTTTTTGCGGGAGATATAATGTTAAAGGGTGGAGCATCTAAGCGATTAATCAACTTTGCAAATAAGTTATTTGGATGGATTACTGGTGGATTACCTATTACGGCAATTATATCATCAATGTTTTTTGCTGCATTATCAGGATCAAGTCCAGCAACTGTAGCAGGTGTTGGCGGTGTAATGATACCGAATCTAATAGAAAACAAATATCCTAAAAAATTTTCTGTGGGATTATTATGTGCCGCTGGATCTCTTGGAATTATAATACCTCCAAGTATTACAATGATGTCCTATGGAGTTGTTTCAGAACAATCTATAAGTGATTTATTTATTGCAGCTATTATACCGGGTATCTTTATTGGATTATCCCTTATGGTTTTCAGTTATATATATTCAAGGCTTAATAAACAAGAAAGAATGCCTTTTCCAAAGTTTAAAGAAGTGATTATATCTTTTAAACATGCATTCTTTAGTATATTGATGCCTGTTATTATATTAGGTGGGATATATTTTGGATTTGCTACACCTACTGAGGCAGCGGCTGTAGCTATAATATATAGTTTAATTATCTCAATATTAATTTATAAAGAAATTAAATTTAGTGATATATTTTCCATTGCAAGAAAATCAGTCATAACTTCAGCAATGATCATGTTTGTTATTGCTAATTCGAAAATATTTAGTTGGTATCTAACTTTTGAACAAGTTCCTACAAAAATAGCAGAGAGTGTTCTAGGATTAGGAAGTTCTCCAGTTGTAATTTTATTGGCTATTAATGTATTATTATTGTTTGTAGGTATGATTATGGATTCTAGTGCAGCAGTACTTATATTAACGCCGTTGTTCCTTCCTATATTAACTAATGTAGGTGTGCATCCAATTCACTTTGGAGTTATAATGATTGTAAACTTAGCTATAGGAATGCTATCACCACCCTTTGGATTGAATTTATTTGTGGCTTCAGGTATAAGTGATATGTCAATATCTGAAGTTATTAGAGGTGTTATGCCTTTTATATTACTTCTAATAGTTGATTTATTAATTATTACATTTATACCTCAATTATCATTAATATTACTTTAA
- a CDS encoding DNA/RNA non-specific endonuclease, whose amino-acid sequence MKNVKKLIIPVIIIIALLFLYDGDDLGDTKVTFNEEELFEGYTLINVDGGDLSGHREENVVVDIGFGDREYYAFTNEHGQLVKVVAEEIILQDDKNEPVLSSGRYYPDEAKVPGVESKSLDEGHIIADSLGGVSNAYNITPQNSTLNRHGDQAYMEKAIRDADGATDFTAIITYPDTKTHIPDKYSYTYTINGNTVRDEFENINPDGTTGESESDNILEKIIDVITEILSILE is encoded by the coding sequence ATGAAAAATGTTAAAAAGTTAATTATTCCTGTAATAATCATAATTGCTTTACTATTTTTATATGATGGAGATGACTTAGGAGATACTAAGGTTACATTTAATGAAGAAGAACTCTTTGAGGGATATACTTTAATAAATGTAGATGGTGGAGATTTATCAGGACATAGGGAAGAGAATGTAGTTGTAGATATTGGGTTTGGCGATAGAGAGTACTATGCTTTTACTAATGAACATGGTCAATTGGTCAAAGTAGTAGCTGAAGAAATAATACTTCAGGATGATAAAAATGAACCTGTTCTTTCAAGTGGGAGATATTATCCAGATGAGGCCAAGGTTCCTGGAGTAGAAAGCAAGTCTTTAGATGAAGGACATATAATAGCAGATTCTCTAGGTGGAGTATCAAATGCGTATAATATTACACCACAAAATAGTACATTAAATAGACATGGTGACCAAGCCTATATGGAAAAAGCTATTAGAGATGCTGATGGAGCTACAGATTTTACTGCTATAATTACTTATCCTGATACAAAGACTCATATTCCTGATAAGTATAGCTATACTTATACTATAAACGGTAATACAGTTCGAGATGAATTTGAGAATATAAATCCTGATGGTACTACTGGTGAGTCAGAATCTGATAATATTTTAGAAAAAATAATAGATGTTATTACAGAGATACTATCAATTCTAGAGTAA
- a CDS encoding flavin oxidoreductase/NADH oxidase — MSKDTFRSNGNFNYKNIQKLKQEINKLDLGIKLSDDLDVFKKTITIDGHIIPNSLATHPMEGGDSDEKGSPTELTYRKYKKIARGGSGLIWLEAVSICKEGRSNDKQLWITEDNWRDFKKLNDLIKKSAKEEFGEGFEPKTIIQLNHSGRYCKVNGKRNPIIATHKRVLDEAIGISEDYPLVTDEYLDNLIAKYIEAARLSKKAGFDGVDIKACHGYLLSEILSAYDRKGKYGGSFENRTKLIRDIVHKIKTDKECKGLLLSSRLNIYDAVPYPDGWGVSKTEDIEIDLEEPKKLIRLLANDGVKLISITMGNPYFIPHINKPYDMGNYIPDEKVIFSCNRLIKEVGEIQKSIPEVSIVGVGYSWFRQFAHYVGAGSLKEGLCSIVGFGRESIAYSDFARDILQNGEMKLNKVCIACSKCSEMKAKIGTCGCVVRDSKIYLPMYKEMKSSEVSTNE, encoded by the coding sequence TTGTCAAAAGATACATTTAGAAGTAATGGGAACTTTAATTATAAAAATATTCAAAAATTAAAACAAGAGATTAATAAATTAGATTTAGGTATAAAGTTATCTGATGATTTAGATGTGTTCAAGAAAACGATTACAATAGATGGTCATATAATCCCTAATAGTTTAGCTACGCATCCAATGGAGGGGGGAGATTCTGATGAAAAGGGAAGTCCTACAGAATTAACTTATAGAAAGTATAAAAAAATAGCTAGAGGTGGATCAGGACTTATATGGTTGGAGGCAGTTAGTATTTGTAAAGAAGGTAGATCAAATGATAAGCAATTATGGATAACAGAGGATAATTGGAGAGATTTTAAAAAATTAAATGATCTTATTAAGAAATCTGCCAAAGAAGAGTTTGGAGAAGGTTTTGAACCTAAAACAATAATTCAACTTAATCACTCTGGTAGATACTGTAAGGTTAATGGAAAAAGAAATCCTATTATTGCTACTCATAAAAGAGTGTTGGATGAGGCAATAGGGATTTCAGAAGACTATCCTCTTGTAACAGATGAATACCTAGACAATCTTATTGCAAAGTATATTGAAGCTGCAAGATTGAGTAAGAAAGCAGGTTTTGATGGTGTAGATATAAAAGCTTGTCATGGTTATTTATTATCAGAGATATTATCTGCTTATGATAGAAAAGGCAAATATGGTGGAAGTTTTGAAAATAGAACTAAGTTAATTAGAGATATTGTTCATAAGATAAAAACTGATAAAGAATGTAAGGGACTTTTATTATCATCAAGATTAAATATATATGATGCAGTACCTTATCCTGATGGTTGGGGAGTTTCCAAAACTGAAGATATAGAAATAGATTTGGAAGAACCTAAAAAGTTAATCAGATTGCTTGCTAATGATGGAGTTAAATTAATTAGTATCACAATGGGAAATCCTTACTTTATTCCCCATATAAATAAGCCATATGATATGGGAAATTATATTCCAGATGAAAAAGTAATTTTTAGTTGCAATAGATTGATTAAAGAAGTAGGAGAGATTCAAAAAAGCATTCCTGAAGTTAGTATAGTTGGAGTAGGATATAGTTGGTTTAGACAATTTGCTCATTATGTAGGTGCAGGTAGTTTAAAAGAAGGCTTATGTAGTATAGTTGGTTTTGGAAGAGAAAGTATTGCTTATTCTGACTTTGCAAGGGATATTTTACAAAATGGAGAAATGAAATTAAATAAAGTTTGTATTGCTTGTAGTAAATGTAGTGAAATGAAGGCGAAAATTGGTACTTGCGGATGTGTAGTAAGAGATTCAAAGATTTATTTACCAATGTATAAAGAGATGAAAAGTAGTGAGGTGTCAACAAATGAGTAA
- a CDS encoding DnaJ domain-containing protein — MNILNKIAGKILYGIARLISIIFDAVITVVETIVMIISSIARGFVVLLGMGGCLFLLLFAGPFGIALLLNPAVLLTVAFFIIAPILGTKFISYLKYIRYITTEYLFDRASYLIDGKSYEFESFDGYSKKYKRMQEEKRRKRQEQNRARQQREWEERFRQWNAYQNSQRNNWGYGNQQTYANPTNEFKTKYEKSCDLLEVGYDADAYQIKLAYRKKAKQYHPDINKSPNATEKFQQINEAYEFLSDGNVERYKSIG; from the coding sequence ATGAATATACTAAATAAAATAGCTGGTAAAATTTTATATGGAATTGCTAGATTAATATCTATAATATTTGATGCCGTAATAACTGTTGTTGAAACGATAGTTATGATTATATCCAGTATTGCAAGGGGATTTGTTGTACTTTTAGGAATGGGAGGTTGTTTGTTCCTTTTACTATTTGCAGGTCCCTTTGGAATTGCTTTGTTGCTAAATCCTGCTGTGCTTTTGACAGTAGCATTTTTCATTATAGCGCCAATATTGGGTACTAAATTTATATCTTATCTAAAATATATAAGATATATTACAACTGAGTATTTATTTGATCGTGCAAGCTATCTCATAGATGGCAAGAGTTATGAATTTGAATCCTTTGATGGATATAGCAAAAAGTATAAAAGGATGCAAGAGGAAAAAAGAAGGAAAAGGCAAGAACAAAATAGAGCCAGACAACAAAGAGAATGGGAAGAAAGGTTTAGACAATGGAATGCATATCAAAATTCTCAAAGAAATAATTGGGGATATGGAAATCAACAAACCTATGCAAATCCAACAAATGAGTTTAAAACAAAATATGAAAAAAGTTGTGATCTCTTGGAAGTTGGATATGATGCAGATGCATATCAAATAAAGTTAGCATATAGGAAAAAGGCAAAGCAATATCATCCAGATATAAATAAATCTCCCAATGCTACAGAGAAGTTTCAGCAGATTAATGAAGCATATGAATTTTTAAGTGATGGAAATGTAGAGAGATATAAAAGTATTGGATAA
- a CDS encoding DUF4301 family protein: MDKFIEKFNKGTQYVNIVSAVTEDELTDVSDVSNDYLNKKCVKFIPASGAATRMFKDLYEYKNSKIDTDFTDKFFENLENFAFYDDIKEIIDSRDLDKDNINDRTQIIDIILEDKLNYGNLPKALIKMHSYEDFVATPIDEHIYEGEHYLNNDNINLHFTISKDHEELFNKYVDKRLVDKNNIDITYSFQKNETDTLAVDLNNNPFLLENGDVLYRAGGHGALIENLNDLDADIIFIKNIDNVCHRSYIEDTIHAKRKLASVGLEVKKQIDKYILDILSGDYDLKKIDNFIKERLKIVYKDELTGDIALSLLNRPLRVCGMVMNQGEPGGGPFLVDNGDYLDLQICEKSEINLNDEENVKILNSSQFFNPVDLVCFVKDYKGDKFNLMDYINEERYFISEKTYKGRKLKALEHPGLWNGAMHNWNTLFVEVPISTFNPVKTVNDLLRDGHRGREEKKEE, from the coding sequence ATGGATAAGTTTATTGAAAAATTTAATAAAGGAACTCAATATGTAAATATTGTTTCTGCTGTTACTGAAGATGAATTGACTGATGTGAGTGATGTTAGTAATGATTATTTGAATAAAAAATGTGTTAAATTTATTCCAGCTAGTGGTGCTGCTACTAGAATGTTCAAGGATTTATATGAATACAAGAACTCTAAAATAGATACTGATTTTACTGATAAGTTCTTTGAAAATCTAGAAAATTTTGCTTTTTATGATGATATAAAAGAAATTATTGATTCTAGAGATTTAGATAAAGACAATATAAATGATAGAACCCAAATAATTGATATAATCTTAGAGGATAAGCTAAATTATGGGAATTTACCTAAAGCTCTTATTAAGATGCATTCATATGAAGATTTTGTGGCCACTCCAATTGATGAGCATATTTATGAAGGAGAACATTATTTAAATAATGATAATATTAATTTACATTTCACTATATCAAAAGATCATGAAGAATTATTTAACAAATATGTTGATAAAAGATTAGTGGATAAAAATAATATAGATATTACATATTCTTTTCAAAAGAATGAAACGGACACATTAGCTGTAGATTTAAATAACAATCCTTTTCTTCTTGAAAATGGAGATGTATTATATAGAGCTGGTGGACATGGTGCTTTAATTGAGAATTTGAATGATTTAGATGCTGATATTATTTTTATTAAAAATATTGATAATGTATGTCATAGAAGCTATATAGAGGATACTATTCATGCAAAGAGAAAGTTAGCATCTGTTGGACTTGAAGTAAAGAAACAAATTGATAAATATATTCTAGATATATTATCTGGAGATTATGACTTAAAGAAAATAGATAATTTTATAAAAGAAAGATTGAAGATTGTTTACAAAGATGAACTTACAGGAGATATTGCATTATCACTTCTCAATAGACCTCTTAGGGTTTGTGGTATGGTTATGAATCAAGGTGAACCAGGTGGTGGACCATTTCTTGTTGATAATGGAGATTATCTAGATTTACAGATATGTGAGAAATCTGAAATTAATTTAAATGATGAAGAAAATGTCAAAATCCTAAATTCATCACAATTTTTCAATCCTGTAGATTTAGTATGCTTTGTTAAGGATTATAAAGGTGATAAGTTTAATTTAATGGATTATATAAATGAAGAAAGATATTTTATAAGTGAAAAGACATACAAGGGAAGAAAATTAAAGGCATTAGAACATCCTGGTCTTTGGAATGGTGCAATGCATAATTGGAATACATTATTTGTTGAAGTCCCTATTTCTACATTTAATCCAGTTAAAACGGTGAATGATTTATTGAGAGATGGACATAGAGGTAGAGAAGAAAAGAAAGAGGAATAA
- a CDS encoding TRAP transporter small permease — MKKVFDFFNKTEELTASSLLIITSLLVFIQVLLRYMFNYSIAWSEEAARYMIAWFIFLGSSMAVKDNAHVNMDALSNLIKGKVNQAISIVIDLINIAFCIVIIMAGLKMVQSAMDLGTTATSISLPLYIPYASVPVGVFFMLIRYIFSIANKTIELVNGKEVRE; from the coding sequence ATGAAAAAAGTTTTTGATTTTTTTAATAAGACTGAAGAGTTGACTGCTTCAAGCTTGTTAATTATTACTTCCCTATTAGTATTTATTCAAGTTTTATTGAGATATATGTTTAATTATTCTATAGCATGGTCAGAGGAAGCTGCTAGATATATGATTGCCTGGTTTATATTCTTAGGGAGTAGTATGGCAGTTAAGGACAATGCTCATGTTAATATGGATGCATTATCTAATTTGATTAAAGGAAAAGTTAATCAAGCAATTAGTATTGTAATCGATTTAATAAATATTGCTTTTTGTATAGTAATTATAATGGCAGGATTGAAAATGGTACAAAGTGCTATGGATTTGGGAACAACAGCAACTTCAATTTCTTTACCATTATATATTCCATATGCTTCAGTGCCAGTTGGAGTATTTTTTATGCTAATTAGATATATATTCAGTATAGCAAACAAAACAATTGAGTTAGTTAATGGGAAAGAGGTGAGGGAATGA